A stretch of Sinimarinibacterium sp. NLF-5-8 DNA encodes these proteins:
- a CDS encoding VirB3 family type IV secretion system protein: MSAASEGAPGFEIPLHRSLTEPILLGGAPRTVAIANGTLAAAVGLGLQLWIPGVVLWIVGHSLAVWGARVDPQFMQVFARHIKHKPLLDV, from the coding sequence ATGAGTGCCGCCAGCGAAGGTGCACCCGGCTTCGAGATTCCGTTGCATCGCTCGCTGACCGAGCCGATCCTGCTGGGCGGTGCGCCGCGCACCGTGGCGATCGCCAACGGCACGCTGGCCGCCGCCGTCGGGCTGGGCCTGCAACTGTGGATTCCCGGTGTGGTGCTCTGGATCGTCGGCCACTCGCTGGCGGTCTGGGGTGCGCGCGTCGATCCGCAGTTCATGCAGGTCTTTGCCCGGCACATCAAGCACAAGCCGCTGCTGGACGTGTGA
- a CDS encoding TrbC/VirB2 family protein — MTQMTVPAFRFSANPALRLARLRCLARPAGQGLLLAALLLFLAGTAQAAGSSMPWEGPLQSILESIQGPVARIVAVIIIIATGLALAFGDTSGGFRKLIQIVFGLSIAFAASSFFLSFFSFSGGAVV; from the coding sequence ATGACGCAGATGACCGTTCCTGCTTTTCGTTTTTCTGCAAATCCGGCTTTGCGTCTTGCGCGGCTGCGCTGCCTGGCCCGCCCTGCGGGGCAAGGACTGCTGCTGGCCGCGTTGCTGTTGTTCCTGGCCGGAACCGCGCAGGCCGCCGGTTCCTCGATGCCGTGGGAAGGCCCGCTGCAATCCATCCTCGAATCCATCCAGGGGCCGGTGGCGCGCATCGTCGCGGTCATCATCATCATCGCCACGGGCCTCGCGCTCGCGTTCGGCGACACGTCCGGCGGATTCCGCAAGCTGATCCAGATCGTCTTCGGTCTGTCCATCGCGTTCGCCGCTTCGAGCTTCTTCCTGTCGTTCTTCAGCTTCTCCGGCGGGGCGGTCGTATGA
- the trbB gene encoding P-type conjugative transfer ATPase TrbB, with the protein MSAVPQSMSATSLDRRIQMLRTAMGPLIAAALEDPDVVEVMLNPDRTLWVDRLSSGRAPMGVELPEADGERIIRLVAAHVGAEVHRGQPLLSAELPETGERFEGILPPAAPGPAFALRKRAIGVIPLERYVIDGMMTSAQAGFLVRAVRERQNVLIAGATSSGKTTLANALLAEIAATGDRVLVLEDTVELQCAARDHVPLRTRAGVVSMTELVRSSMRLRPDRVVVGEVRGAEALDLIKVWGTGHPGGIATIHAGSALGALLRLEQLILEVAVNPPRALIAEAVNVVIHIAGRGRKRRIESIARVVGFDGVGYRLADWGADAMDAPFPELPPVPFAAETAAPSLSPDQPGELP; encoded by the coding sequence ATGAGCGCCGTTCCGCAGTCCATGAGCGCCACGTCGCTCGACCGCCGCATCCAGATGCTGCGCACGGCGATGGGGCCGCTGATCGCCGCCGCGCTCGAAGACCCGGACGTGGTGGAGGTGATGCTGAACCCCGATCGCACCCTTTGGGTGGATCGGCTTTCCAGTGGGCGCGCGCCGATGGGCGTGGAACTGCCCGAGGCGGACGGCGAGCGAATCATCCGCCTGGTCGCGGCCCACGTCGGCGCAGAAGTCCATCGCGGTCAGCCGCTGCTGTCCGCCGAGTTGCCCGAAACGGGCGAACGCTTCGAGGGCATCTTGCCGCCGGCAGCGCCGGGGCCGGCCTTCGCGCTGCGCAAGCGCGCCATCGGCGTGATTCCGCTGGAGCGGTACGTCATCGACGGGATGATGACCAGCGCGCAGGCGGGCTTTCTGGTGCGCGCCGTGCGCGAGCGGCAGAACGTGCTGATCGCTGGCGCCACCAGCAGCGGCAAGACCACGCTCGCCAATGCTTTGCTCGCCGAAATCGCCGCCACCGGCGACCGCGTGCTGGTGCTCGAAGACACGGTGGAACTGCAATGCGCGGCCCGCGACCACGTTCCGCTGCGCACGCGCGCAGGCGTGGTGTCCATGACCGAACTGGTGCGCTCGTCCATGCGCCTGCGGCCTGATCGCGTCGTCGTTGGCGAAGTGCGCGGCGCCGAGGCACTGGATCTCATCAAGGTGTGGGGCACAGGCCATCCGGGCGGTATCGCCACGATCCATGCCGGCTCCGCGCTCGGCGCGCTGCTGCGCCTGGAGCAACTGATTCTCGAAGTGGCGGTGAATCCGCCCCGTGCGCTGATCGCCGAGGCGGTCAACGTGGTGATCCACATCGCCGGACGCGGGCGCAAGCGCCGCATCGAGAGCATCGCCCGCGTCGTCGGCTTCGACGGCGTGGGCTACCGATTGGCGGATTGGGGGGCGGATGCGATGGACGCGCCGTTTCCCGAGCTGCCGCCGGTTCCCTTCGCAGCCGAAACCGCTGCGCCTTCCCTGTCCCCTGATCAACCTGGAGAACTGCCATGA
- a CDS encoding ribbon-helix-helix protein, CopG family, whose amino-acid sequence MSHYRLNLFIQPEHAKRLDELAAKKGVSRSSIVAAALASWLSPDAADQREAAIAKRLDRLSRQAERMERDQNIAIETLALFIRYYLTVSTPIPEAHQDAARAQGKARFEQFTEQLGRHLLRGRSLVRYVVEELHPDPMRMEDAAAAAQAQERAS is encoded by the coding sequence ATGAGCCACTACCGCCTCAACCTGTTCATCCAGCCGGAGCACGCCAAGCGCCTGGACGAGCTGGCCGCCAAGAAAGGCGTGTCCAGATCGTCCATCGTCGCGGCGGCGCTCGCATCGTGGCTGTCGCCCGATGCCGCCGACCAGCGCGAGGCGGCCATTGCCAAACGGCTGGATCGCCTGTCGCGGCAGGCGGAGCGCATGGAGCGCGACCAGAACATCGCCATCGAAACGCTGGCGCTGTTCATCCGCTACTACCTGACCGTGAGCACGCCGATTCCCGAGGCGCACCAAGACGCGGCACGCGCGCAGGGCAAAGCGCGCTTCGAGCAATTCACCGAGCAGCTTGGCCGCCACCTGCTGCGGGGCCGCAGCCTGGTGCGCTACGTGGTGGAGGAACTGCATCCCGATCCAATGCGGATGGAAGACGCGGCGGCAGCCGCGCAAGCGCAGGAGCGTGCGTCATGA
- a CDS encoding conjugal transfer protein TraG, protein MQGTNVLFGQIAVVFGIVIAGVWGATQWTAAALGYQVRLGSPWFDFLGTSIYHPWKLFEWWFFFGAYAPEVFDTGGAIAGTSGMVAVVVAIAMSVWRSRQARMVTTYGSARWANAHDIRKAGLTQPAGVFLGQHDRQYLRHEGPEHVLTFAPTRSGKGVGLVVPTLLSWPASAVIHDIKGENWQITAGWRSRFSHCLLFNPTDAKSAAYNPLLEVRRGAHEVRDVQNIADILVDPEGALEKRNHWEKTSHALLVGAILHVLYAGEDKTLRGVANFLSDPASPFELTLHRMMTTPHLGDGSHPVVASAAREVLNKSDNERSGVLSTAMSFLGLYRDPTVAEVTSRCDWRIADLIAAEHPVSLYLVVPPSDISRTKPLIRLILNQIGRRLTESLDGSDGIERRHKLLLMLDEFPALGRLDFFETALAFMAGYGIRSFLIAQSLNQIDKAYGQNHSILDNCHVRVTFATNDERTAKRISETLGTATELRAQRNYAGHRLAPWLGHLMVSRQETARPLLTPGEVMQLPPDEAVVMVSSVAPIKAKKLRYYADANFKRRVLPPPALAGGQYADAPPLRPDDWSGLAIPPTPAVPATASADGLGSLAADDGGPRCQPELSETVAYDPELAAPAADLGLLDDDDDLPLPLPRQLDPAMQRTARLASLDPNDGIEL, encoded by the coding sequence ATGCAAGGGACGAACGTGCTGTTCGGTCAGATTGCCGTGGTATTCGGCATCGTGATCGCCGGCGTGTGGGGCGCCACACAATGGACAGCGGCGGCCCTTGGCTATCAAGTACGCCTTGGCTCGCCCTGGTTCGACTTTCTTGGCACGTCGATCTACCACCCGTGGAAGCTGTTTGAGTGGTGGTTCTTCTTCGGCGCCTATGCACCGGAGGTCTTCGATACCGGCGGTGCCATTGCCGGCACCAGCGGCATGGTCGCCGTGGTCGTTGCCATCGCCATGTCGGTCTGGCGCTCGCGCCAGGCACGCATGGTCACGACCTACGGCTCGGCGCGATGGGCGAATGCGCACGACATTCGCAAGGCTGGCCTCACACAGCCTGCCGGCGTGTTCCTCGGCCAGCACGATCGCCAGTACCTGCGCCATGAAGGCCCGGAACACGTCCTGACCTTCGCGCCCACGCGCTCGGGTAAAGGCGTTGGCCTTGTCGTTCCCACACTCTTGAGCTGGCCGGCATCGGCCGTCATCCACGACATCAAGGGCGAGAACTGGCAGATCACTGCCGGCTGGCGCTCGCGCTTCTCGCATTGTCTGCTGTTCAACCCCACCGATGCGAAGTCGGCCGCCTACAACCCGCTGCTGGAGGTGCGGCGCGGCGCGCACGAGGTGCGCGACGTGCAGAACATCGCGGACATTCTGGTTGATCCCGAAGGTGCGCTGGAGAAGCGCAACCATTGGGAGAAAACCAGCCACGCGCTGCTGGTCGGAGCCATCCTGCATGTGCTCTACGCGGGCGAAGACAAGACGCTGCGCGGCGTCGCCAACTTCCTCTCCGATCCGGCCAGCCCTTTCGAGCTGACCTTGCACCGGATGATGACCACGCCTCACTTGGGCGATGGGTCGCATCCGGTCGTCGCCTCTGCGGCGCGCGAAGTGCTCAATAAGTCGGATAACGAGCGTTCCGGCGTGCTGTCCACGGCTATGTCGTTCCTCGGCCTGTACCGCGATCCCACGGTGGCCGAAGTCACCTCGCGCTGCGACTGGCGCATTGCCGACCTGATCGCTGCGGAACATCCGGTGTCGCTGTATCTGGTGGTGCCGCCGTCGGACATTTCTCGGACGAAGCCGCTCATTCGCCTGATCCTCAACCAGATCGGTCGGCGCCTCACCGAATCGCTCGATGGCTCCGACGGCATCGAGCGCCGCCACAAGCTGCTGCTGATGCTCGATGAGTTCCCGGCGCTGGGGCGCCTGGACTTCTTCGAGACGGCGCTGGCCTTCATGGCCGGCTACGGCATCCGCAGCTTCCTCATCGCCCAAAGCCTGAACCAGATCGACAAGGCGTATGGGCAGAACCATTCCATCCTCGATAACTGCCACGTCCGCGTGACGTTTGCGACGAACGATGAACGCACGGCCAAACGCATTTCCGAAACGCTCGGCACCGCCACCGAACTGCGTGCGCAGCGCAACTATGCCGGCCACAGGCTCGCGCCGTGGCTCGGGCATCTGATGGTGTCGCGCCAAGAAACAGCGCGCCCGCTGCTGACGCCGGGCGAGGTGATGCAGCTTCCGCCTGACGAGGCGGTGGTGATGGTGTCCAGCGTCGCGCCGATCAAGGCGAAGAAGCTGCGCTACTACGCGGACGCCAATTTCAAGCGCCGCGTGCTGCCGCCGCCCGCGCTTGCGGGCGGGCAGTACGCCGACGCGCCGCCGCTGCGCCCGGATGACTGGAGCGGGCTGGCGATTCCGCCAACGCCTGCCGTACCGGCGACGGCATCCGCCGATGGCCTGGGGAGCTTGGCCGCCGACGACGGCGGCCCGCGCTGTCAACCCGAACTCTCCGAAACCGTCGCCTACGACCCCGAACTGGCCGCGCCCGCGGCCGACCTTGGGCTGCTCGATGACGACGACGACCTGCCACTTCCCCTTCCGCGCCAGCTCGATCCAGCCATGCAGCGCACGGCCCGGCTGGCTTCCCTCGACCCCAACGACGGAATCGAGCTATGA
- a CDS encoding EexN family lipoprotein — protein MKKIIPFLLVAALAACGQSETPQKANTSEANIPTVEELAANPERLKELRQQCKTDRPKLGDVLCNRVAEATRKRFYGDGETPYTPPKESSKF, from the coding sequence ATGAAGAAGATCATTCCTTTCTTGCTGGTGGCCGCGTTGGCTGCCTGCGGCCAGTCTGAAACGCCTCAAAAGGCCAACACTTCGGAAGCGAATATCCCAACGGTGGAAGAACTGGCGGCCAATCCCGAGCGGCTCAAGGAGCTGCGCCAGCAATGCAAGACCGACCGCCCCAAGCTCGGCGACGTGTTGTGCAATCGGGTCGCCGAAGCCACACGCAAGCGGTTCTATGGCGACGGCGAAACGCCCTACACGCCGCCGAAGGAATCGTCGAAGTTCTGA
- a CDS encoding LysR family transcriptional regulator, which yields MDLRHLKCFLAVAEELHFARAAEKLHIEQSPLSRTIKELEEELGVVLFARTTRSTRLTRAGSLFLEHVHRVFAALQQARDSVQAAANGFHGQLRVALSDGITPSRLPAVLTLCRQEEPEVELRFFEVPLSQQIKGLHDDLYDVGFAQFDEVGDGIVATPVWSDALMVAVPARHPLLAHKRIPLNELLRYPLVLCDPQVCEGHAKHVERVLRRADMEPLIAERVASCDLMMALVSAGFALGLTGESHISTCRESGVVARPLASRVPPLTTYLLRLEGEPSDVLTRFIERVETIESPESPRPTASHHPDPPKEPVP from the coding sequence ATGGATCTTCGACATCTGAAGTGCTTCTTGGCAGTTGCCGAAGAGCTACACTTCGCTCGCGCGGCGGAGAAATTGCACATTGAGCAATCGCCGCTATCTCGAACCATCAAGGAACTGGAAGAAGAGCTTGGCGTGGTGCTGTTCGCACGCACCACGCGCAGCACGCGGCTGACGCGTGCCGGGTCCTTGTTCCTTGAACATGTACACCGTGTATTCGCAGCATTGCAGCAAGCACGTGATAGCGTTCAAGCAGCAGCCAATGGCTTTCACGGGCAGTTGCGCGTGGCCTTGTCAGACGGCATCACGCCCTCACGTTTGCCAGCTGTGTTGACGCTATGCCGACAGGAAGAACCGGAAGTTGAACTTCGGTTTTTCGAGGTGCCGTTGTCACAGCAGATCAAGGGGCTGCATGACGATCTGTACGACGTGGGTTTCGCGCAGTTCGACGAAGTGGGCGATGGAATCGTCGCTACGCCCGTCTGGAGCGATGCGCTCATGGTGGCGGTGCCAGCTCGGCATCCGCTGCTGGCGCACAAGCGCATTCCCCTGAACGAGCTGCTGCGCTATCCGCTGGTCTTGTGCGATCCCCAAGTCTGCGAGGGTCACGCGAAGCATGTCGAGCGCGTTCTACGCCGAGCCGATATGGAACCGCTGATTGCGGAGCGGGTAGCCTCCTGCGATCTGATGATGGCGCTGGTATCAGCGGGCTTTGCGCTTGGGCTGACTGGCGAATCGCACATTTCCACCTGCCGCGAATCGGGCGTGGTGGCCCGACCGTTGGCCTCGCGCGTACCGCCGCTGACAACCTACCTGCTGCGCCTCGAAGGCGAACCCTCCGATGTGCTGACGCGATTCATCGAGCGCGTAGAGACCATCGAGTCACCGGAATCTCCCAGGCCCACAGCCAGCCACCACCCTGATCCACCGAAGGAACCCGTGCCATGA
- the map gene encoding type I methionyl aminopeptidase, which translates to MTKRPEEISLLAESGRLLAQVFSHLDGLNLMGMSTMQINELVDDFIVNELRARPASKGQYGYAYALNVSPNNVVCHGVPSTTDILQDGDVVNFDITLEKNGYIADSSKTYLVGEVSQPGRRLVRVAYEAMWKGIQAVRPGATLGDVGHAIERHARRNGYSIVREYCGHGIGREMHEEPQVLHWGNPKTGLVLREGMVFTIEPMVNQGRRAVRTEDDGWTVVTRDGKLSAQFEHTVAVTRTGVQVLTLRVEENTDALKRTIEFGDAKNI; encoded by the coding sequence ATGACCAAACGGCCGGAGGAAATCTCGCTGTTGGCAGAGTCGGGGCGGTTGCTGGCGCAAGTGTTCAGCCATCTCGATGGATTGAACCTGATGGGCATGTCCACGATGCAGATCAACGAATTGGTCGATGATTTCATCGTCAATGAACTCCGTGCACGTCCAGCAAGCAAAGGTCAATACGGGTATGCCTATGCACTCAATGTTTCTCCCAACAACGTGGTGTGTCATGGCGTTCCATCCACCACAGACATCTTGCAGGACGGGGATGTAGTCAATTTCGACATCACACTGGAAAAGAATGGCTACATCGCTGACTCCAGCAAAACCTACCTGGTGGGCGAGGTGTCACAGCCGGGGCGGCGACTGGTACGAGTGGCCTATGAAGCGATGTGGAAAGGCATCCAAGCCGTCCGTCCGGGCGCCACGCTAGGTGACGTTGGCCACGCCATCGAACGGCATGCGCGCAGGAACGGTTATTCGATCGTCAGGGAATACTGCGGACACGGCATCGGGCGAGAAATGCACGAGGAGCCACAAGTCTTGCACTGGGGTAACCCGAAAACGGGCCTAGTGCTGCGGGAAGGCATGGTGTTCACTATTGAACCGATGGTCAACCAGGGGCGGCGTGCGGTTCGAACTGAAGATGATGGTTGGACAGTCGTCACACGCGACGGAAAATTGTCAGCGCAATTCGAGCACACGGTGGCTGTAACACGGACTGGCGTTCAAGTATTAACGCTGCGCGTGGAAGAAAATACGGATGCGTTGAAAAGAACTATCGAATTCGGTGACGCAAAAAATATTTAA
- a CDS encoding ParD-like family protein, whose product MGIVNIDDDLHDQLRKASTVSCRSINAQAAFWIKIGMLCEMNPTKSFNEIVACELRLAGVVTQPLKMASP is encoded by the coding sequence ATGGGTATCGTGAACATTGATGACGATCTACACGACCAACTGCGCAAAGCAAGTACGGTGTCGTGCCGGTCGATTAACGCGCAGGCGGCCTTCTGGATCAAGATCGGCATGCTGTGCGAAATGAATCCGACAAAGAGCTTCAACGAGATTGTTGCTTGTGAGCTACGGCTAGCAGGCGTTGTGACACAGCCTCTCAAGATGGCATCGCCATGA
- a CDS encoding relaxase/mobilization nuclease and DUF3363 domain-containing protein: MTDRRDDDFRVRPGAPKNRGKGQGQSFVSKVLKQAGKASGGKSSMRHSAAGGSGARAGQRPGSRLGRGHTAARFAGAKLTPMSRRVTIKTLLVNQRNASPQSLAKHLRYIERDGAGRDGEPGRAYGPQTDEADLDAFKDRAADDRHHFRFIVSPEDGAELDDLRTYTRHLVSRMEADLGTRLDWVAVDHWNTDNPHTHLIVRGHDDTGKDLIIAGDYIAHGFRHRAAELATEWLGPRTELEIQQTLQREVEQERWTSLDRTLQREAGDDGQVQIERLNEPRLQRQRLLLIGRLQRLQRLGLADETQPGSWAVHADAEKTLRALGERGDIIRTMQRAMSGQPRELAVFEPGEVGRTIVGRVAAKGLADELHDCGYLVIDGVDGKAHYVALNARDELANYPTGAVVEVRGSAELRAADKNIAALASNGVYRTDHHLAIEQGRAKPGRDPQEVVAAHVRRLEALRRAGIVERVAHGLWKVPDDLAERGRQYDAQRLGGVAVELKSHLPIERQARVIGATWLDQQLVGGGKGLGELGFGGEVKNTLQQRADFLAEQGLAERRGQRVILARNLLGTLRNRELTQAAKDIAAETGLDHRSVADGQRVAGIYRRSVMLASGRYAMLDDGMGFSLVPWRPVIEQRLGQQLAATVRGGGASWEIGPQRGLSVG; the protein is encoded by the coding sequence ATGACCGACCGCCGCGACGACGATTTTCGGGTGCGTCCCGGCGCCCCGAAGAACCGGGGAAAGGGCCAGGGCCAGAGCTTCGTTTCCAAGGTGCTCAAGCAGGCGGGCAAGGCCAGCGGCGGCAAGTCCTCGATGCGCCATTCCGCAGCCGGTGGCAGCGGCGCACGCGCAGGCCAGCGGCCCGGCTCGCGCCTGGGGCGCGGCCATACGGCGGCGCGTTTCGCGGGTGCGAAGCTGACGCCCATGTCGCGGCGCGTGACCATCAAGACCTTGCTGGTCAATCAACGCAATGCCAGCCCGCAGTCGCTCGCCAAGCATTTGCGCTACATCGAGCGCGACGGCGCGGGCCGCGATGGCGAACCTGGGCGGGCCTACGGGCCGCAGACCGACGAAGCCGACCTTGATGCTTTCAAGGACCGGGCCGCAGACGACCGGCACCATTTCCGCTTCATCGTCTCGCCCGAGGACGGCGCCGAGCTGGACGACCTGCGCACCTACACCCGGCATTTGGTGAGTCGGATGGAAGCCGACCTGGGGACACGGCTGGATTGGGTGGCGGTGGATCACTGGAACACCGACAACCCGCATACGCACCTCATCGTGCGCGGGCACGACGACACCGGCAAAGACCTCATCATTGCGGGCGACTACATCGCCCACGGCTTCCGCCACCGCGCCGCCGAACTGGCGACCGAATGGCTGGGGCCGCGCACCGAGCTGGAGATCCAGCAGACCTTGCAGCGCGAGGTGGAGCAAGAGCGGTGGACGAGCCTGGATCGCACGCTGCAACGCGAGGCCGGCGACGATGGCCAAGTGCAGATCGAACGCCTCAACGAACCCCGGCTGCAACGCCAGCGCCTGCTGTTGATCGGCCGCCTGCAACGCTTGCAGCGCCTGGGGCTGGCCGACGAGACGCAGCCCGGCAGCTGGGCCGTCCATGCGGACGCGGAGAAGACGTTGCGCGCGCTGGGCGAGCGTGGCGACATCATCCGCACCATGCAGCGTGCCATGAGCGGCCAGCCGCGCGAGTTGGCGGTGTTCGAGCCGGGCGAGGTCGGCCGCACCATCGTCGGCCGCGTCGCTGCCAAGGGGCTGGCCGACGAACTGCATGACTGCGGCTATCTGGTCATCGACGGCGTGGACGGCAAGGCACACTACGTCGCGTTGAACGCCCGCGACGAGCTGGCGAACTACCCGACCGGCGCGGTGGTGGAGGTGCGCGGTTCCGCCGAGCTGCGGGCGGCCGACAAGAACATCGCCGCGCTGGCGAGCAATGGCGTGTATCGCACCGATCATCACCTGGCGATCGAGCAGGGCCGAGCCAAGCCTGGCCGCGACCCGCAGGAGGTTGTCGCAGCCCATGTTCGCCGGCTGGAAGCCCTGCGCCGTGCTGGCATTGTGGAACGTGTGGCGCACGGACTATGGAAAGTGCCGGACGATCTGGCGGAGCGTGGCCGGCAGTACGACGCGCAACGGCTGGGCGGCGTGGCTGTGGAACTGAAATCGCATCTGCCGATTGAGCGGCAGGCGCGGGTGATCGGCGCGACCTGGCTGGATCAGCAGTTGGTCGGCGGCGGTAAGGGGCTGGGTGAACTGGGCTTCGGCGGCGAGGTGAAAAACACACTGCAACAGCGCGCGGACTTCCTGGCCGAACAGGGGCTGGCCGAGCGGCGCGGGCAGCGCGTGATCCTGGCGCGCAACCTGCTGGGCACGCTGCGCAATCGGGAACTGACGCAAGCCGCCAAGGACATTGCCGCCGAAACCGGCTTGGATCATCGGTCTGTGGCGGACGGGCAGCGTGTGGCCGGCATCTACCGGCGCTCGGTCATGCTCGCCAGCGGTCGCTACGCGATGCTCGATGACGGCATGGGATTCAGCCTGGTGCCGTGGCGGCCGGTGATCGAACAGCGGCTCGGGCAGCAACTCGCCGCCACGGTGCGAGGCGGCGGTGCGTCTTGGGAGATTGGGCCGCAACGAGGACTGTCCGTGGGGTAA
- a CDS encoding S26 family signal peptidase: MTTISAIGPAPRPRSRLRARIVLAGFAAIGLAALAWAAFVSPLPRLTYNPSDSVAVGWYRIGSFDPRTAALPRPLSVDSIVLVPLPDRAAMLAAQRGYLPTRVPLLKRVGAVAPQHVCIVAGQVRIDGVPAAAVLPADRLGRPLPALQLCRRLEPGELFLLSVTNPASFDSRYFGPVSASAVIGVAHPVWLETRP, from the coding sequence ATGACCACCATTTCTGCGATTGGCCCCGCGCCACGTCCTCGCTCGCGCCTGCGCGCTCGCATCGTCCTGGCGGGTTTCGCCGCCATCGGCCTCGCTGCGCTGGCCTGGGCTGCTTTCGTGTCGCCGCTGCCGCGACTGACCTACAACCCGTCCGACAGCGTGGCGGTCGGCTGGTATCGCATCGGATCGTTCGACCCGCGCACCGCCGCGCTGCCACGTCCGTTGTCCGTGGACAGCATTGTGCTGGTGCCGCTGCCCGATAGGGCCGCCATGCTGGCTGCGCAGCGCGGCTACCTGCCGACCCGCGTTCCGCTGCTCAAACGTGTGGGCGCGGTTGCGCCGCAACACGTCTGCATCGTCGCCGGTCAGGTACGCATCGACGGCGTGCCTGCGGCCGCCGTGCTGCCTGCCGACCGGCTGGGCCGGCCGCTGCCAGCCTTGCAGCTTTGCCGCCGCCTCGAACCGGGCGAGCTGTTCCTGTTGAGCGTGACCAATCCTGCGTCGTTCGACAGCCGCTATTTCGGGCCGGTCAGCGCATCCGCTGTGATCGGCGTTGCGCATCCGGTCTGGCTGGAGACACGCCCATGA